In Neptuniibacter halophilus, the genomic stretch ATTTCTTTTCCTCCGGGTACTTAGATGTTTCAGTTCCCCGGGTTCGCCTCCTATAGCCTATGTATTCAGCTATAAGATACCTGTAAACAGGTGGGTTTCCCCATTCGGAAATGCTAGGATCAAAGCCTGTTTGCCGACTCCCCTAGCCTTATCGCAGGCTACAACGTCCTTCATCGCCTCTGACTGCCAAGGCATCCACCGTGCACGCTTAGTCACTTGACCATATAACCCGAAGGCGTCTGGATCACAGTAACTTGTAAAAGTAACGATAGATTTCGCCGAATTGGCGCATGTAGAAAATCTACATGTCAAATCTAAATCAAATGAATCAAATCCAAATTGTTAAAGAGCGTTTAAAGCAAAAGCTTTAAAAGATAAGGCATCAGTATGCGTTATGTTTTAAAACTCTTAAGAGTAATGGTGGAGCTATGCGGGATCGAACCGCAGACCTCCTGCGTGCAAAGCAGGCGCTCTCCCAGCTGAGCTATAGCCCCTTTACTTGGTCTTTTTGCTTTATGCTGCGTTCTCCTGGTCGCTTACTCAGTTACAACCCATCGAGGGTTGCGCCTTCGTTCGCTCCGGCGGACGCCTTGCCTAAAGGCAAAAATTCCTGCGTAAAGCCTCCTAGCCAAACTTGCCAGGGCACGTATTTTTGCTCAATCAAGGCAAGTTCTAAGGACGCATAGCCTGCTATGCGACGTGAACTTAACGCTGAGTGAGTAAAAATTGGTAGGCCTGAGTGGACTTGAACCACCGACCTCACCCTTATCAGGGGTGCGCTCTAACCAGCTGAGCTACAAGCCTACTACGCTTTTGCTCTCTTCACTTTCTGATCAGATAATTCGTGTGAACGCTTGCCGAGACGCGGCATTCGTTAAGGAGGTGATCCAGCCCCAGGTTCCCCTAGGGCTACCTTGTTACGACTTCACCCCAGTCATGAACCACACCGTGGTAACCGCCCTCCCGAAGGTTAAGCTAGCTACTTCTGGTGCAATCCACTCCCATGGTGTGACGGGCGGTGTGTACAAGGCCCGGGAACGTATTCACCGCGACATTCTGATTCGCGATTACTAGCGATTCCGACTTCATGGAGTCGAGTTGCAGACTCCAATCCGGACTACGACCGGTTTTCTGAGATTAGCTTACCCTCGCAGGTTCGCGGCCCTCTGTACCGGCCATTGTAGCACGTGTGTAGCCCAACTCGTAAGGGCCATGATGACTTGACGTCGTCCCCACCTTCCTCCGGTTTGTCACCGGCAGTCTCCTTAGAGTTCCCACCATTACGTGCTGGCAAATAAGGACAAGGGTTGCGCTCGTTACGGGACTTAACCCAACATTTCACAACACGAGCTGACGACAGCCATGCAGCACCTGTCTCTGCGTTCCCGAAGGCACCAAGCTATCTCTAGCAAGTTCGCAGGATGTCAAGAGTTGGTAAGGTTCTTCGCGTTGCTTCGAATTAAACCACATGCTCCACCGCTTGTGCGGGCCCCCGTCAATTCATTTGAGTTTTAACCTTGCGGCCGTACTCCCCAGGCGGTCTACTTATCGCGTTAGCTGCGCCACTAAAAGATCAAGTCCCCCAACGGCTAGTAGACATCGTTTACGGCGTGGACTACCAGGGTATCTAATCCTGTTTGCTCCCCACGCTTTCGCACCTCAGTGTCAGTATCGGTCCAGGTAGTCGCCTTCGCCACTGGTGTTCCTTCCTATATCTACGCATTTCACCGCTACACAGGAAATTCCACTACCCTCTACCGTACTCTAGACTGGCAGTATCAGGTGCAGTTCCCAGGTTGAGCCCGGGGCTTTCACATCTGACTGACCAATCCACCTACGCGCGCTTTACGCCCAGTAATTCCGATTAACGCTCGCACCCTCCGTATTACCGCGGCTGCTGGCACGGAGTTAGCCGGTGCTTCTTCTGCAGTTAACGTCACAGGATGCAGGTATTAACTACACCCCTTTCCTCACTGCTGAAAGTGCTTTACAACCCTAGGGCCTTCTTCACACACGCGGCATGGCTGCATCAGGCTTGCGCCCATTGTGCAATATTCCCCACTGCTGCCTCCCGTAGGAGTCTGGGCCGTGTCTCAGTCCCAGTGTGGCTGATCATCCTCTCAGACCAGCTAGAGATCGTTGCCTTGGTGAGCCATTACCTCACCAACAAGCTAATCTCACGCAGGCTCATCAAATAGCACAAGGTCCGAAGATCCCCTGCTTTCTCCCGAAGGACGTATGCGGTATTAGACCAAATTTCTCTGGCTTATCCCCCACTACTTGGTAGATTCCTACGCGTTACTCACCCGTCCGCCACTCGTCAGCAACTAGCAAGCTAGTCCTGTTACCGTTCGACTTGCATGTGTTAGGCCTGCCGCCAGCGTTCAATCTGAGCCATGATCAAACTCTTCAGTTTAAATCATATGTGTTACCAGGAATGTGGTAACGGGCTCTAGTACTAAACAACCGGATAACATTCTTAAGAACGTTAAACCTATTTGTAAATCGCTTAAATGAATTCACTTGGTTGCTTGTCTAGACAAGTAAATGTTGCGTTGTCTCAACAAGCGCCCACACGAATTATCTGATCAAATTGTTAAAGAGCGTTGCTTGATGTTTCGTCTCAAGCGAGGCGCATATTCTACTTTGCGCTCACTCAAAGTCAACCGTTTATTTTGCAATTTTGTAAAATTTTTTACTCAGCAACCGGACTTTGAATCCTGCTCCGTAAGCACCGTTAAAACCCAATGGATTCAAGTACTTACTAAGCACCTTGTTTAGCTCAATCAGCCCCGTTTCGGCGGCCTCCCTAAGCAAGGACGGCGAATTCTACAGAGATCTGAAAAAGGGTCAACACCCTGTCGTAAAAAAACTGAAAAAAACCGTAAAAAAGTGCCATCTCGGCCCTTTTTGATCACTAAACAATCAGCGCTGTTCGTTATCTGTACAGAGCGGGTGGTTTTACGGCGGGCAGAAACAGAAAAGGCGCCTGACGGCGCCTCTTTGTTTAACACTTATACTCTGCAATCAGCGGTTGTTTTCCTCTTCATCAATCGCCTGCTCGAATTCTTCTTCTATATCTTCTTCATCTTCACCCTTTCGCACGAAGATGATCGCCAGAATAATTCCCGCCTCAAACAGCAACCACATCGGTACTGCCAGCAGGCTTTGGGAGATTACATCCGGTGGGGTCAGTAACATGCCCAGGACGAAGCATGCAACGATGACATAAGCACGCTTGTCGCGCAGCCCCTGAACAGTCGCCGCACCGGTCCAGATCAACAACATGGTTGCAATCGGAATCTCAAACACGATACCAAAAGCGAAAAACAGCTTGAGTACAAAGTTCAGGTAACTACTGATGTCAGTCATTACCGCTACGTTCTCAGGCCCAACACTGGTAAAGAAACCGAAGATCAACGGGAAGACGACGAAATAAGCAAACGCGATGCCGGCATAAAACAGGAAGATGCTGGAGATCAGCAGAGGTACCGCCAGCCGTTTTTCGTGCTTATAAAGCCCCGGTGCAATGAAGCCCCAGATCTGGTGCAGTACAAATGGCATGGCCAGGAAAATGGCCAGTACCAGCGTCAGTTTAAACGGTGCGAAGAAAGGAGATGTGACGTCGGTCGCTATCATGCTGGTGCCTTCCGGCAACAACGCGGTCAGCGGAGCTGACAGATAGGTATACAGATCGTTAGCAAAATAGAACAGGCCGAGGAAAACCACCAGGACCATCAGTAATACGTGTACCAGCCGCTGGCGCAGCTCTACCAGATGACTGATCAGCGGTTGCTCCTGATCCTGCTCCGGCATCTCGGGACGATGTTCGCTCATTGTTTCTCTGGGTTCGCTTGATCTTTAGGGGACGGCTCAGTGGCAGAGGCTTTACTGGCAGGCGGTTCATCGGGCGATACTCCTGCTTCTGCAGCAGGCGGCGGCTCCACATCCACAGGTGCACGGAACGGCTGACTCATCTC encodes the following:
- the tatC gene encoding twin-arginine translocase subunit TatC yields the protein MSEHRPEMPEQDQEQPLISHLVELRQRLVHVLLMVLVVFLGLFYFANDLYTYLSAPLTALLPEGTSMIATDVTSPFFAPFKLTLVLAIFLAMPFVLHQIWGFIAPGLYKHEKRLAVPLLISSIFLFYAGIAFAYFVVFPLIFGFFTSVGPENVAVMTDISSYLNFVLKLFFAFGIVFEIPIATMLLIWTGAATVQGLRDKRAYVIVACFVLGMLLTPPDVISQSLLAVPMWLLFEAGIILAIIFVRKGEDEEDIEEEFEQAIDEEENNR